The genomic interval GCTGAGCTGTTCGTATCGCGATTGGCGGACGCCCTATACGCGATGGTGTCCGCGGGCGGTTCGGGGCGCGGCTGAGTCCGATGTAGTGCCAGCGTATTCGAGCGCCGGGCAATAACGTTACATGCTACTATGTAATTATGATCACTGTGCTTCCGCAGTTTCCGGCGGAACGATGAAAATCGACCTCCAGCTGAACGGTCGACCTGACCAAGCCGTGTTGCGCGCAACCGAATTGATCGCATGTGGCGCCGACGGCCTGTTCACCTTCGAGGGTGCACACGACGTCTTTTTGCCCCTGACTCTGGCGTCGACCGCTGCCGAACCTGTCGACCTGATGACGAATGTCGCCATCGCCCTGCCGCGCAGTCCGGTGCATCTGGCGCACGCTGCCTATGATCTGCACCTGCTGAGCCGCGGCCGGTTCCGGCTCGGGCTCGGTTCCCAGACCCGCGCGCACATCGACAAGCGCTACGGCGGCCAGTGGTCGCGACCCGCGGCGCGGATGCGGGAGACGGTGCTGGCGATCAGGGCCATCCTCGGTTCCTGGCAGAACGGCACACCGCTTCGCTTCGAAGGCGAATTCACTCGGCACACGCTGATGCCGCCGACCTTCGACCCCGGACCCAATCCCTTTGGCCTGCCGCAGATCTGCCTCGGCGCGCTCGGCCCGATCATGACCAGAACGGCGGCCGAGGTGGCCGACGGTCTGCTGGTGATGCCGTTCAACAGCACCCGGCATTTCGCCGAGCGCACTCGCCCCGCCATCGAGGAGGGCCTCGCGCGAGCCGGTCGCGACGCCGCGGAGCTGGCGATCTATCCCCAGGTGATCGTCGCGATGGGCCGCACGCCCAGCGAACTGGCAGCGGCCGCTGTGGGCGCTCGCCGCTTGCTCGCCTTCTACGGGTCGACGCCCGCCTATCGCCCGGTCCTCGAGGTCGAGGGCTGGGGGAAGTTGCAACCCGAACTGAATGCGCTGTCCAAATATGGTCGCGTGACAGCGATGACCGAGCTGATCGACGAGCGGATGCTCCGGACGCTGGCCGTCTACGGCACACCGGAGGAATGCGCCGCCGAAATCGTGACGCGCTTCGGTGCCGTCGCCGACCGAATATGTTGCTACTTCCCGGGCTACGACCCAGCCGATACGCACGTCAGGGACCTGGTCGCCGAATTGCAGGCCGCGTGAACGGCGTGCGGATCGAGATCGCCGACGGAGTAGCCGTGGTGACGTTGAACCGCCCGGAACGCCGCAACGCCTTCACCGCGGACATGGGCCGCGCACTCGGGCGCGCCTATCGCGATCTGGATGCCGATGACGCGGTCCGGGTCATCGTGCTGACCGGTGCCGCACCCGCGTTCTGCGCGGGCGCGGATCTGGGCGACGGGGCCGCAACGTTCGAAAAGCCCGGCGGCCCGGCATTTTCCGCGTCCCCGGTCGACCCGCCCGCGTTCGCGCTGCGCAAGCTGGTGATCGCCGCGGTGAACGGGCACGCGATCGGCATCGGGATGACCCTGGCGATGCAGGCCGACATCCGTGTGGTCGCCGCCGACGCGCGCTATGCGATTCCCCAGGTGCGCCTCGGCGTCGTGCCCGACGCGATGGCGCACTGGACGGTGGCGAAGGTGGCGGGGATGTCGGTCGCGGCCGACATCTTGTTGTCCGGGCGGACTTTCGATGGTGCCGAAGCGGTGCGGCTCGGCCTTGCCCGCCACTGCCTGCCCGCCGCCGAGGTACTGCCCGCCGCGCTCGCTATAGCCACGGACATAGCCGTCAATGTGGCGCCGATGTCCGCGGCCTTGAGCAAAAGACTGCTGTGGGACACCGCGATCCACGGCTACGACCCCACCCGGGTCGCCGACCTCGAAACCGAATCGCATCTGCGGGTCATGGGCAGCCCCGACGCCGCGGAAGGCATTCGAGCCCGAATCGATCACCGTGAACCGGTGTGGTCGGCCCGGCTGTCGAGCGATTGGCGGGACCTGCCGCAGGCGTGACCGACCGCCGCGAGCCGCCCAGTCGAAACATCGTTGCTGATTCAGACCCAGGAGTATCGGAATGTCCCTAGCCGTAGACGCGGATCAGCGAGCGCTGGCCGAATCGGTCGCCGCGTTCGCACACAAGATCGCTCCGCTCTCGCGGACCCGCGAACACCTCGCCGACTATGCGGAGGGCTTGATGCCCGCCGACCTCTGGACGGCCCTGTGCGAGCAGGGATTACACGCGCTGCACTTGCCGGCGGACTACGGCGGCGACGAGTGTGGCCTGGCCACACTCGCGGTGGTCGTCGAGCAGTTGAGCACAGCGCTGTTCCCGGGCCCCTACCTGTCGACAGTGACGGCGAGCGCACTCGCCATGGCAGCGACGAACGCCCAGCCACTGCTGGCGGCGTTCGCCGCGGGCTTGTCCGGAGCGGTGGTCACCGGACCCGACCTGCGGGCCACCCGAGCGGGCGCCGCATGGGTGGTGTCGGGCATCTCCGATCCGGCGCCCGGTCTGCCCGGTGCCCGGCGAATCGTGGTGCGTGCCACCGTTGACGGCGATTCCGGCGCGAGCCTGTGGTTCTGGGTCAGCGCGGCCGACGCCGCCGCTTCGCTGCAGGTGGTCAGCGCGGAAGCCGTCGACCTGACGCGGTCACTCGGTCACGCCGAATTCGATGCCTATCGGGTGGAGGAGAACCGAGTACTCGACGGCATCGAACCTGCCGTCGCTACGCTGTGGATGACAACGCTGGCCGCGGCCGAAGCCACCGGGATCTGCCGCTGGTGCCTGGACACCACTGTCGAATACGTCCGTGTGCGAGAGCAATTCGGCCGGCCGATCGGCAGCTTTCAAGCTGTCCAGCACAAGACGGCCCTCATGCTGGTCCGCGCCGAAGTGGCGGGCGCGGCGACCTGGGACGCGGCCCGAGCCGAGACCCAACCGGCCGCTCAGCGATTCCTCGCTGCCGCGAGCGCCGCGCTGACCGCGCTGCCCGCCGCCATCGACCAGGCGGTGGACTGCGTCAGCCTGCTCGGCGGGATCGGCTTCACCTGGGAGCATGACGCCCACCTGTACTGGCGGCGCGCGATCGCCCTGGTCGCTGCCGCGGGCGGCGCGGACGCGGCGGCACGTGAGCTAGGGGAGCGCTCCCTGGTCGACGACCGTGACTTCTCGTTCGTCACCGCCGACACGCTGCCCGAGTTGCGTGCCAGCGTCGGTGCCGTTCTGGACGAGGTCCTGGCGTTGCCCGACGACGAAATACCCGCCGCCGGTTGGGCTCCCGCGCGCGGCGCGTCCCGCCGGGCTCGGCTGGCCGCCGACGGTCTGGTCGCCCCGCACTATCCCCGGCCCTACGGACTCGGCGCCGGACCGGCCGAACAAGCAGTGATCGCCGACGAATTCACCCGCCGCGCACTCGCTCAGCCCGAACTCGGTATCGGCGCCTGGGTGCTGCCCACGCTGATCGAACACGGCGACGCCGGGCAGCGCGCGCGGTTCGTCGTGGACACCCTGCTCGGCAAGGTCATCTGGTGTCAGCTGTTCTCCGAGCCCGGCGCCGGTTCCGACCTCGCCGGATTGTCCACCGCCGCACGTAAAGTCGAGGGCGGTTGGGTGATCACCGGGCAGAAGGTGTGGAATTCCCAAGCACAAGAAGCGGATTGGGCGATATGCCTAGCCCGCACCGACGCCACCGCACCCAAGCACGCGGGCCTGACATATTTTCTGATTCCGATGAACGCCACGGGCGTCGAGGTGCGTCCGC from Nocardia goodfellowii carries:
- a CDS encoding TIGR03617 family F420-dependent LLM class oxidoreductase, which produces MKIDLQLNGRPDQAVLRATELIACGADGLFTFEGAHDVFLPLTLASTAAEPVDLMTNVAIALPRSPVHLAHAAYDLHLLSRGRFRLGLGSQTRAHIDKRYGGQWSRPAARMRETVLAIRAILGSWQNGTPLRFEGEFTRHTLMPPTFDPGPNPFGLPQICLGALGPIMTRTAAEVADGLLVMPFNSTRHFAERTRPAIEEGLARAGRDAAELAIYPQVIVAMGRTPSELAAAAVGARRLLAFYGSTPAYRPVLEVEGWGKLQPELNALSKYGRVTAMTELIDERMLRTLAVYGTPEECAAEIVTRFGAVADRICCYFPGYDPADTHVRDLVAELQAA
- a CDS encoding acyl-CoA dehydrogenase, giving the protein MSLAVDADQRALAESVAAFAHKIAPLSRTREHLADYAEGLMPADLWTALCEQGLHALHLPADYGGDECGLATLAVVVEQLSTALFPGPYLSTVTASALAMAATNAQPLLAAFAAGLSGAVVTGPDLRATRAGAAWVVSGISDPAPGLPGARRIVVRATVDGDSGASLWFWVSAADAAASLQVVSAEAVDLTRSLGHAEFDAYRVEENRVLDGIEPAVATLWMTTLAAAEATGICRWCLDTTVEYVRVREQFGRPIGSFQAVQHKTALMLVRAEVAGAATWDAARAETQPAAQRFLAAASAALTALPAAIDQAVDCVSLLGGIGFTWEHDAHLYWRRAIALVAAAGGADAAARELGERSLVDDRDFSFVTADTLPELRASVGAVLDEVLALPDDEIPAAGWAPARGASRRARLAADGLVAPHYPRPYGLGAGPAEQAVIADEFTRRALAQPELGIGAWVLPTLIEHGDAGQRARFVVDTLLGKVIWCQLFSEPGAGSDLAGLSTAARKVEGGWVITGQKVWNSQAQEADWAICLARTDATAPKHAGLTYFLIPMNATGVEVRPLRQITGIWEFNEVFLDEVYVPDDQVVAQPGDGWRIAVTTLSNERLAMGSTTFGHGSSTLVRRLLESGDHTGTRDDALRVLGRNVALELSVAALNLRNAVTRMNGTVDGNNSSNSVRKVWHAIAQRDASRALVSILGPRAAVGHPQQPYTFDVLGLPAILFGGGTIEIQLDIIARRVLSLPR
- a CDS encoding enoyl-CoA hydratase/isomerase family protein, encoding MNGVRIEIADGVAVVTLNRPERRNAFTADMGRALGRAYRDLDADDAVRVIVLTGAAPAFCAGADLGDGAATFEKPGGPAFSASPVDPPAFALRKLVIAAVNGHAIGIGMTLAMQADIRVVAADARYAIPQVRLGVVPDAMAHWTVAKVAGMSVAADILLSGRTFDGAEAVRLGLARHCLPAAEVLPAALAIATDIAVNVAPMSAALSKRLLWDTAIHGYDPTRVADLETESHLRVMGSPDAAEGIRARIDHREPVWSARLSSDWRDLPQA